A segment of the Bacillus sp. es.034 genome:
TTTTATCCCCAAGAGTATGCTTTCAATTATTGCAGACGATTTCATTTGATTAATAGATTCACCTCTTTGATAAGAAGGTCTTAATAAAAAGCGTTTTCTATTCATCTGTCTACAAATATCATCAATGGTAGTTGTACTTGCATCGGGTTTATTTAATCGAAGAGTTTCAAATTCCTCAATCAATTCATTTGTATCCGGGGTATTATTCATAATTTTTTTGATTTTCTGTTGGGTATTCATATTATTTTTAATATAAACTTCTAAGTTTACGTTAAGTAGTTCCTCAAAAAAGGATGCAGTTCCAGTATACCTCTCCTTCATTTCCTTATAGAAATGACTATTTTCAGTAGAGTAAATATGAAGATTGTCAGAGATAAACTGTACTAATTTACTCTTAACCAGAAGTGTATTAAGTTTTTCGATATTGAATTTTTCTTGTTCAAGGGTAGTAAATGACCAAAATAAACATTCGAATACCAGTTTATTATGTTCTACTCGAGCTGCTTCCAGGGTATTTTTAATTTCCTTGATAAAATTAACTTTACTTATAAAGCTTTCGTAAAGGACCTCTACATCAAAAGTAGTATTACTTAAATTTTCAAAAAAACGTTGTATAACATCTTTCCGGCTTTGTAGGGTACTGTAATAATTTATTGGTAAGTTATGTAATACTAAAAATAATCTAACTTTCTGCATTGCTTTTTCTAAAGTAATCCCCTTTTTTGAGGTTTCCTTTTCCCTTTCAGAAAAGAATAGGTCTAGAAAATCTATGTAATCTGTTTCATCTTCTCTAAACCTTTTTTTAAAATAAGTAGTAGTATCGTTATTAATATAGATAGCCTTTTCAATTTCAGCATTTCTTAACGGGGTGATTCCAGAATTGTAGCGACGAAAAATTTCTTTTTTAATTTGATCTTCTTTCCTATCATCTAATTTTGGTTCATTTACCACACTAAATTCTATTATTCGAATCTTGGTGTCCCAAAAAACATCTTGCAAGCCGAGATCAAAATCCTCAAAACTTTTTTTCTGTAAATCTGAAAAAACACTTAAACCTTTTTTAGTTAAGTGAAATTTATTTTCCTTAAACCTTTTTATTGTCTCGAACCTCTGACGACCATCAATAACTTCTATATTCTTACCAGTATTAAAAAATACTAAAGGCGGGATTTCTGTACCAAGTAAAATACTTTCTATAAAGTAGGAAGCCTTGTCAGTATCCCAAACATAATTACGTTGATAGTAAGGGTCATAAACTGTATTTCTTGTACGTCTCTCATTGGCAAATAGGGTTTCAATTGACATTACTTTTGACTCGATTTTTATATGAGATTTAAAGATTTCCTTAATTTCTTCATCTTTTAAAAACAGTTCTGCCATCAGGACGTGCCTCCATTTCATTCTATAAGTCCATATTCTACAAAAAATTCCATTTTCCTCTAATTTTCCATAGCAATGAAATTTTGTATCTTGAATACTTGCAGGACTCACTTCAAAATTAAACACTTAGATAGACGTGGAAATGGTGTTGGGGTTTGTCCCTTGTCACGTTGAAGTATTAATCTGCCAGGGTCTGATCCCGAGTTTGAGTGTTATGGGATCTGTCCTGCCCCATATTTTCTTTTAGAAAGCAAGGCTTCTAATCAGTTTGCCCCTCCTTTTCATTGTGCCTGCTCCCTGCAACCGCCGGAATGTGCGAAGCCGAATAAAAGCACAAACTCAGAAGACATCAAAATCGCACTATCCCTATCCAGGTGAATTTAAGTGTATAACTAGTTAATAAATGGTAATATATAACTATGTATCTATTAAATTAAATGGAGCTGTTTAAATGGATTATAGTAAAGTGTTGTAGGATCTTAAACAAGATATCGACCGGTTAGATGTGGAGGATAAGTTAAGATTACCTTTACAAAGGATTGAGAGTCTACTCAGCAATCTTCATACAGAATTCATCAGCAAAGACGAAGAGAAAGTGCGTAGTAAGATTTTAGTTTATATTGAAGAGAGAAGAACAAGTATCTCTATAGGAACACAACCAGTAAATTTAAACCAAGGATCAAAGCTAGTAGTTCATCTATAGGGTTAGACCCTCAGCTCGGTGAGGCGTTAATGAGTTGGGGGCTCACCACGTTTTTAGGAAATGGAGGTACTACAATGTTTGAGAATGTTGTCTTTTCAATAGGTAGATTAATTGATGATATCTATTACGCATCAGGTACTTGTACATTGTTAAATAAACAGAACCTATTAGTAACAGCAGCACATGTAGTAAACGGAAGTAATAAAAACCTATTTATTAGATTAAACACCAATTATGAGTCTGGATACCAGGATACCACAATCCAACAAAGTAAGCTTATTCCTGTGGAAATTGAGGCAATAGACCCTTTAAGAGATCTTTGCATCTTGTCTTTACAAGGAGATGTATCTGCTCAATCAAATATTGAATTAGAGAAGGCTGATGGAACGAATCCAGGAGAAGTAGTTACTGTAATAGGGTTTCCTCACTCAAATTTAGGTAGAATTGTTTTGACTCAACAGTCTTGCGAAGTAGGTGCGAAAATCCTTCTTAGTTCCAAAGGAATCAAGTCTAAACATTTTGTTTTAAATATTCAAGCTCGACCAGGGCAGTCTGGTGGTCCAGTTATTCGTACATCAGATGGTACTTTGATTGGTATACTTATTGGAGCTTATGTTCCCACCATCGAGGGTGGAATTAGTCTAGGTGGAATTGACCCTCAGACATTGCATCAGACAACTCATGCTGTGTCAGCGAGTTACTTAGAGAGGATGTTGTGAAAATGCAGGATATCAATTTCTTTTCTGATCAAAAGGAATCAACTTGGTTGGAGGCACTACCAAATTATCAAAAGGAAATTATATCGGAACTATTAGCTTCTAAATCTCTTGAAGAGACTGCTCTAGCTTGGATTGAAGCATCTGTCGATAATACATCACCCTTTACTGGTCAGCCTCAGCCAGAGAAGAAATATTTACCTTTACTAAAAAAAGAAATCCACAAGTTACTATGTGGAAATCCCGAATATGAAGCTGATCGAAATGAATTAGCACAACTAACTCAAACAAAAGAGAACAACTCTACTATTGTTTCAATGGTTTCAGCATTAATTGGTGCTAAAGTTGGTTTGGCTGCCACTTTCATTGCACCAGCAGTTGTAATAATATTTATGATGATTGCTAAGACTTCATTAAATGCTTGGTGTGCAATGGAAACGTCGGAAAACTCATAATAGCCTTATATCTTTTGAGAGCTGAATTCTACTGCTCTTTAGGGAATGTTATCTACAACGAGCACTCTAGGCATGTGGTAACAGTTGCGGAACTGATGTTGAAAAATGTAGCCTAATCCTCTTGGTCGTGGCCTTTTCTCGTTCTATGTACGATTTAAAAAATGGTTATGAATTTTTAGGAATAAAGGGGCCAGTTTCTCTGTACGGCGAAGAGTCGGTGTACTTTGTATTTGGCCCTGTTTCATTTTCATATTTAGGTAAACAACTATACTCTTTGAAATTACGTTAATAGTGTTTTGAATTTTCAAATCGTTGGAAATCCCAATAAATTAGAATTCATAATACTGAATTTTCTATTAAAGGGATACTTTTTACCATTATCGTTTATTGGGGTTAGATCCTTGGAAAGGTAAAGTATAAACGTAAGGGGGACAACGACAAAAAATATATAGTCTTTTTCTTTAATTCTATTTAACTTTGCCGAAAATAATATTGTTAAATAAATATAAACGGGGAGTATTAGATGATAATTGGCCTTTTATGTAGACATTATAAAATTTATCAAGGACTTAACTTTGTACCAATCTGCAACGACTATGAAAATCCATTTGCTCTGTTTATAGGTAATAATGCAGTTGGGAAAAGCTCCGTTCTAGAAAGTTTAAACACCTTTTTTAATAACGGTAATTGGAATAGAACAAAAAACACAAAGGCAGATGAAGCATTCATAGCACCTGTGTTTCTAATAAGAAAAGACGAAATAAAAGATAACATCAGCGATAAATACTATCAAATATTATCTAATTTAAGTGATTATTTTTGGAATATTAAAGCGGATGCGAATGGAAACTTAAAAAATAACGATGGATTTTTAAAGTTTTTTCAATTTAGAGATGAATTGAAATATAAGTATGGGCAGAATGAATATTTATTTTTCCTCTTAGGAATGGATTTTAATGAAAAATCAAAAGTTTACTATAGTACTTTCACTACACATCTTGACAACAAACTTAAAGAACTCGGGATTGATTGTAGGGATATTATGTTAATAAGTATTATTAAAGAATATTACTCATACATTTATATTCCCGTAGAATCGATTACTAGTGAAGTTATTAAAATTGAAAATAAAGAAATGCAAGATTTAATGAGTACAGATATTTTGGAGGAAATTGACAATATTTTAAACGATAAAACGTTCACTAAACAAAATGGAACAACTAGAAAAGTTAGCTTAATGGAGTACTTAAACACTAACCTTGATGAGTATATGAATACTATAAATCATACTATTGGTTTAATAGACGAAAATTATGCTTATAAAGTAGAGCATGGCTACAAAAAAAATCTAACACCACTGGATGTTAGAAGTAGAATCTTAGAAGCATATTTTTCCATTAGAACCTTGAAGAAAGATAAAAAAGAAATCTATGAATTAAGCTCTGGAGAACAACGAATAGCATTAATAGATATTGCGACTGCTTTTTTACAAAATAATACAAAAACAAATAAAAGAAAAGTAATATTAGCAATAGACGAACCAGAGAACTCATTACATATTTCAAAAGCATTTGGTCAATTTGATAGATTACATAAACTTGTAGGAGAGAATCAGTTAATATTGACAACTCATTGGTATGGATCATTACCTATAACAAGTGTTGGGAATGTCCAACATTTGGATGATAAGATTGACGGAGAGAATAAGGTTAACATCAATTCTTTTGACTTAAATAATTATTTTGAAAAAAGAGGATCATTACCTGAAGATATTCAAATGAAAAGTTATTTTGATTTGACAGCTTCAATACTGAGTTCAATTCGATCAGATAAATGTCACTGGATTATATGTGAAGGTAGCGATGATAAACTTTATTTATCTCATTATTTAAACGAAGTAGAAAATCTACGTCTATTAAGTGTAGGCGGTTGTGGTAATGTAATAAAAATTTATAGATATCTTTTTACTCCTTTTTTAGAAAAGGAAGAAAAGAAAGCCATTGAAAGCAAAGTACTTTGCTTAATTGATACTGAT
Coding sequences within it:
- a CDS encoding DUF262 domain-containing protein — protein: MAELFLKDEEIKEIFKSHIKIESKVMSIETLFANERRTRNTVYDPYYQRNYVWDTDKASYFIESILLGTEIPPLVFFNTGKNIEVIDGRQRFETIKRFKENKFHLTKKGLSVFSDLQKKSFEDFDLGLQDVFWDTKIRIIEFSVVNEPKLDDRKEDQIKKEIFRRYNSGITPLRNAEIEKAIYINNDTTTYFKKRFREDETDYIDFLDLFFSEREKETSKKGITLEKAMQKVRLFLVLHNLPINYYSTLQSRKDVIQRFFENLSNTTFDVEVLYESFISKVNFIKEIKNTLEAARVEHNKLVFECLFWSFTTLEQEKFNIEKLNTLLVKSKLVQFISDNLHIYSTENSHFYKEMKERYTGTASFFEELLNVNLEVYIKNNMNTQQKIKKIMNNTPDTNELIEEFETLRLNKPDASTTTIDDICRQMNRKRFLLRPSYQRGESINQMKSSAIIESILLGIKLPPIFIFKRQDGILEVVDGQQRLLSILGFIGEEFLDEEGNRRQSEKNKYKLNKLRILNELNGQSYDDFSDETKEKILDFNLSLVTIDSKINPQFDPIDLFIRLNNKPYPIRENTFEMWNSYIDIEITKKIRSLASKYDKWFFSRLKNTRMENEELITTLAYFEYKAENPDSHNDLDIYQRNDKINFRVKSKTEITKLLNTASEQEKVKNAYIKSINAIDSFVKKLKLLLVEKDVTENLEEYLKKELDELFYLSQKKTARRTLQNFYALWYVLSKIPYEIVRNKRIEMKEEVTNLFRYTKSLPFDDQNGVGLSKYKLMIDDFWEKYSVDERKIKLSNEEKQELLKKQNNVCPLCNSLLFISDESEVDHKVPLGIGGSDKFFKPSINA
- a CDS encoding serine protease, giving the protein MFENVVFSIGRLIDDIYYASGTCTLLNKQNLLVTAAHVVNGSNKNLFIRLNTNYESGYQDTTIQQSKLIPVEIEAIDPLRDLCILSLQGDVSAQSNIELEKADGTNPGEVVTVIGFPHSNLGRIVLTQQSCEVGAKILLSSKGIKSKHFVLNIQARPGQSGGPVIRTSDGTLIGILIGAYVPTIEGGISLGGIDPQTLHQTTHAVSASYLERML
- a CDS encoding AAA family ATPase, with translation MIIGLLCRHYKIYQGLNFVPICNDYENPFALFIGNNAVGKSSVLESLNTFFNNGNWNRTKNTKADEAFIAPVFLIRKDEIKDNISDKYYQILSNLSDYFWNIKADANGNLKNNDGFLKFFQFRDELKYKYGQNEYLFFLLGMDFNEKSKVYYSTFTTHLDNKLKELGIDCRDIMLISIIKEYYSYIYIPVESITSEVIKIENKEMQDLMSTDILEEIDNILNDKTFTKQNGTTRKVSLMEYLNTNLDEYMNTINHTIGLIDENYAYKVEHGYKKNLTPLDVRSRILEAYFSIRTLKKDKKEIYELSSGEQRIALIDIATAFLQNNTKTNKRKVILAIDEPENSLHISKAFGQFDRLHKLVGENQLILTTHWYGSLPITSVGNVQHLDDKIDGENKVNINSFDLNNYFEKRGSLPEDIQMKSYFDLTASILSSIRSDKCHWIICEGSDDKLYLSHYLNEVENLRLLSVGGCGNVIKIYRYLFTPFLEKEEKKAIESKVLCLIDTDDIMHDIEISSDIKGKLKLARIQPDRTEKVKLQAVSKSGFYNPTEMEDCLNPLKYFNSVKEVILGTDDENLKRIFSKFKFKEGTISSRIKPEELSILEPTELVPFDEKKQIFDFLDDHYNKFLIAKKYTSQERGELPELFVLIKKYLED